In Mercenaria mercenaria strain notata chromosome 13, MADL_Memer_1, whole genome shotgun sequence, a single window of DNA contains:
- the LOC123529555 gene encoding uncharacterized protein LOC123529555, producing MICPRTPTKIMCSVLRKEFKLAHFSLSHHSRDDFIFAQWQWKHAVFQVYRVSIALYTSAFILYILSTGMSNDMAYLTTWTYLVLTFNFLFSAFNAVFYTCRGHVGHQHESESLAFAENRSGEHTYGCISNEEMSGSVNLQKTNRSEISPSRDAHDNVNNGHIPSYPNQEGTSSTNHDVITIPMKAAWVLGNTLQVFAIIVSLVYFIVLYPAIGHTSFWDINLHGVNSFLVIIDTCISARPVRLLHLIHPLIYGMCYVIFSAIYWSFDHVNNVLYPGVLDWNYPGTTFIWIVALALVVAPLLQLIYFGAYRLRLNIYHRYIL from the exons ATGATTTGTCCGCGAACGCCGACGAAAATAATGTGCAGTGTTTTACGCAAGGAATTTAAATTGGCTCATTTTAGCCTGTCGCACCACAGTAGAGATGACTTTATTTTTGCTCAG TGGCAATGGAAGCATGCTGTATTCCAAGTGTACCGGGTATCTATTGCTCTCTACACATCAGCGTTCATTCTCTACATACTTTCAACAGGGATGAGCAATGATATGGCATATCTCACCACGTGGACGTATCTGGTGCTGAcctttaattttctgttttccgCTTTTAACGCAGTCTTTTACACGTGCAGAGGACACGTGGGCCATCAGCACGAGTCGGAGTCATTGGCGTTTGCAGAAAATAGATCCGGCGAACACACATATGGTTGTATCTCAAACGAAGAAATGTCTGGCAGTGTCAATTTACAGAAAACCAACAGAAGTGAAATATCACCTAGTAGAGATGCTCATGACAATGTTAACAATGGACATATACCAAGTTATCCCAACCAGGAAGGCACCAGCTCAACAAATCATGATGTAATTACAATACCAATGAAAGCAGCATGGGTTCTTGGAAATACTTTGCAAGTGTTTGCAATAATTGTCTCTCTTGTTTACTTTATAGTCCTTTATCCTGCCATAGGTCACACGAGTTTCTGGGATATCAACTTGCATGGTGTTAACTCGTTTCTTGTCATAATTGACACGTGCATTTCTGCGAGACCAGTCCGTTTGTTACACCTAATTCACCCATTGATTTACGGCATGTGCTATGTTATATTCAGCGCCATCTACTGGAGTTTTGATCACGTGAATAATGTATTATATCCGGGTGTACTTGATTGGAACTATCCCGGAACTACTTTCATATGGATTGTGGCCTTAGCACTTGTTGTTGCCCCTTTATTACAGTTGATATATTTTGGTGCCTACCGTTTAAGACTGAATATTTACCACCGCTACATACTCTGA
- the LOC123528838 gene encoding protein rolling stone-like → MAYLTLWTYLLLTLYFLFSAIAVVFYTCCRGELRTGHQVILYTSSETQKEAIQGYNNIAFVENGVKNSELNGTSMSNEFPNETNSYAKTQNNDNDNLHEEITSFMKICWVLGNTVQVFAIEVTLVYFTAFFPLVGYTNFVDVNLHGVNSFLIIVDTCLSSRPVRLLHVIHPVIYGVCYLIFSAIYWSFDHVNNVLYPGVLDWNYPGTTAIWFAGLTFVGIPLLQLAHFGAYRLKLHICSRE, encoded by the coding sequence ATGGCGTATTTGACATTGTGGACATACCTGTTGTTGACCTTGTACTTCCTGTTTTCGGCCATAGCTGTCGTCTTCTACACGTGCTGTAGGGGAGAGCTACGAACTGGGCACCAGGTTATACTGTACACATCATCTGAGACACAAAAGGAAGCCATACAAGGATATAATAACATTGCTTTTGTTGAAAATGGTGTCAAGAATTCCGAGCTGAATGGAACAAGTATGTCTAACGAGTTTCCTAATGAAACAAACAGCTACGCAAAGACACAAAATAATGACAATGACAATCTGCATGAAGAAATCACatcttttatgaaaatatgttggGTACTTGGAAATACGGTCCAGGTTTTTGCCATTGAAGTCACGCTAGTCTATTTTACAGCTTTTTTTCCTCTTGTAGGGTACACAAATTTCGTAGATGTTAACTTGCATGGTGTTAACAGTTTTCTCATAATTGTTGACACGTGCCTTTCTTCGAGACCAGTTCGCCTTTTACATGTGATTCACCCTGTGATTTACGGCGTGTGCTATCTTATATTCAGCGCCATCTATTGGAGTTTTGATCACGTGAATAATGTGCTGTATCCGGGTGTACTTGATTGGAATTATCCCGGGACCACGGCGATATGGTTTGCTGGCTTAACTTTTGTAGGCATACCACTGTTACAGTTGGCTCATTTTGGTGCATATCGTTTAAAATTACATATCTGCAGTCGAGAATAA